In Populus trichocarpa isolate Nisqually-1 chromosome 16, P.trichocarpa_v4.1, whole genome shotgun sequence, a genomic segment contains:
- the LOC7453719 gene encoding 7-deoxyloganetin glucosyltransferase produces the protein MAEVIKPHVVCIPFPLQGHINPMLKIAKLLHHKGFHVTFVNTEFNHKGILDARGPNALDGLPDFCFETLPIEHPPSNSHISATLNLLVLRQACGKSLLSPLRDLIARLNDTVANPPVTCMVSDAMLTYTQVLTEELEMPNVFVWHMAATGVVSFAHFRDQMKQLVTLLKEPSQKTDDMLDKKLEWIPGTKSARMRDLLRVIRVQDRNGFMEDSSEGDMERVSKASAVIFNTYDSLEGEDLNSLSSVFGRVYSIGPTQMLLNHISDDFYESVDGNLWNAEPECIKWLDSKEPGSVIYVSFGSSTITTAEELVELAWGLADSKHNFLWIIRPDLIKGDSAILPQDFLFETKEKGFVASWCPQEQVLNHPSIGGFLTHCGWNSMIESISAGVPMICWPFFGDQFANSRKSCNEWGIGLELRDGFKREEVENIVNEILIGEKGKKVKEKGLGMEENGRRGHRF, from the exons ATGGCTGAAGTTATCAAGCCTCATGTGGTGTGTATCCCATTCCCATTGCAAGGGCACATAAACCCTATGCTCAAAATAGCAAAGCTCCTTCACCATAAAGGTTTTCATGTAACCTTTGTCAACACAGAATTTAACCACAAAGGAATACTTGATGCCAGAGGCCCTAATGCTCTTGATGGACTGCCTGACTTCTGTTTTGAGACTTTACCAATCGAGCACCCTCCTTCAAATTCCCACATAAGTGCCACCCTAAACCTTCTTGTCCTTCGACAGGCATGTGGAAAGAGCCTTTTGTCTCCCTTGAGAGACCTCATTGCTAGACTCAATGACACTGTTGCAAATCCTCCTGTGACATGCATGGTGTCTGATGCTATGTTGACGTACACTCAAGTACTCACTGAAGAACTTGAAATGCCGAATGTGTTTGTTTGGCATATGGCTGCGACTGGGGTTGTGAGCTTTGCACATTTTCGTGATCAAATGAAGCAACTGGTCACTCTTCTCAAAG AACCAAGCCAAAAAACTGATGACATGTTGGACAAAAAGTTGGAATGGATTCCAGGAACGAAAAGTGCACGAATGAGAGATCTTCTTAGGGTTATCCGAGTTCAAGATCGAAATGGATTCATGGAAGATAGTAGCGAGGGCGATATGGAAAGGGTTTCCAAGGCATCGGCAGTTATTTTCAATACCTATGATAGCTTGGAGGGTGAAGACTTGAACAGCCTCTCGTCTGTTTTTGGTCGAGTTTATAGCATTGGTCCTACTCAAATGCTTTTGAATCACATCTCTGATGATTTTTATGAGTCTGTTGATGGAAATCTATGGAATGCTGAGCCTGAATGCATTAAATGGCTTGATTCGAAGGAGCCGGGTTCGGTGATTTATGTAAGTTTTGGTAGCTCGACAATAACAACAGCAGAGGAGCTAGTTGAGCTTGCTTGGGGACTTGCTGATAGCAAGCACAACTTCTTGTGGATAATTAGGCCAGATTTGATTAAAGGAGACTCGGCAATTCTACCACAGGACTTTCTTTTCGAAACTAAAGAGAAAGGTTTTGTAGCAAGTTGGTGCCCACAAGAGCAAGTCCTTAACCATCCATCAATAGGAGGATTCCTAACACATTGTGGGTGGAACTCAATGATAGAAAGCATATCTGCCGGGGTGCCGATGATTTGTTGGCCATTCTTTGGGGACCAATTTGCAAACTCAAGAAAGAGTTGCAACGAATGGGGAATTGGCTTGGAGCTGAGAGATGGATTCAAAAGAGAAGAAGTGGAGAACATTGTTAACGAGATATTGATAGGTGAAAAGGGTAAGAAAGTGAAGGAAAAGGGTCTTGGAATGGAAGAAAATGGCAGAAGAGGCCACAGGTTTTGA